From a single Couchioplanes caeruleus genomic region:
- a CDS encoding TIGR02678 family protein: protein MSRAEAVRDAQRAFVGLLEQPLVTSSTNPPLYRLVLRNLQAVTEFARRPGYRIQRIGRAVRLIRVPVAGTVSLPPRPADAPGRRLLALICCLAACCEEVSGTVTLQRLSDMVRDLCATPGVHVTAYDPDDRAQRRQLRAAAEYLDQIGVLRRRTSDDRMLDDWIEGGTGPGAGYEVDRDPLLLMTSADVLALALNPEPADPDTLNAARALRQLRDLLELPAVLYAGRDPEDADLLRRQRGFRATDLAQMTGGTVEARTEGLLLVLTDDERVPATVVDWPRAKAADWVALLMADIAGRDGTRHQDGTVTLTSDQVDEVADDLLRWRGDYMNKLQKTVPGTVRADAEAKLSELGLLTVTGDGGWVLSPVVGRYRDPDVTLTDPAEPAS from the coding sequence GTGAGCCGTGCGGAAGCGGTCCGGGATGCGCAGCGGGCGTTCGTCGGGCTGCTCGAGCAGCCTCTGGTGACCTCGTCGACGAATCCGCCGCTGTACCGGCTGGTGCTGCGCAACCTGCAGGCGGTCACCGAGTTCGCCCGCCGCCCGGGGTATCGGATACAGCGGATCGGCCGGGCGGTCCGCCTGATCCGTGTCCCGGTGGCCGGGACTGTGTCGCTGCCGCCCCGGCCGGCGGACGCGCCGGGCCGGCGGCTGCTTGCGCTGATCTGCTGCCTGGCCGCCTGCTGCGAGGAGGTGTCCGGCACCGTTACTCTGCAGCGGCTGTCCGACATGGTCCGGGACCTGTGCGCCACCCCGGGCGTGCATGTGACCGCGTACGACCCGGACGACCGTGCGCAACGTCGGCAGCTGAGGGCTGCCGCCGAGTATCTCGATCAGATTGGGGTGCTGCGCCGGCGTACGAGCGACGACCGGATGCTTGACGATTGGATCGAGGGCGGCACCGGACCCGGCGCGGGGTATGAGGTTGACCGGGATCCGCTGCTGCTGATGACCAGCGCCGACGTGCTCGCGCTGGCGTTGAATCCGGAACCGGCTGACCCGGACACCCTGAATGCCGCTCGGGCGTTGCGGCAGCTGCGCGACCTGCTCGAGCTGCCCGCGGTGTTGTATGCGGGCCGGGATCCCGAGGACGCGGACCTGCTGCGTCGGCAGCGAGGTTTCCGTGCGACCGACCTTGCGCAGATGACCGGCGGTACCGTGGAAGCGCGTACCGAAGGTCTGCTGCTGGTGCTTACCGACGATGAGCGGGTTCCGGCGACTGTTGTCGACTGGCCCCGCGCGAAAGCAGCGGACTGGGTAGCGCTGCTGATGGCCGACATCGCCGGCCGCGATGGCACCCGCCACCAGGACGGCACCGTCACCCTTACCAGTGACCAGGTCGACGAGGTAGCCGACGATCTGCTGCGATGGCGCGGCGACTATATGAACAAACTCCAGAAGACGGTGCCCGGCACCGTCCGCGCCGACGCGGAGGCGAAGCTGTCGGAACTTGGGCTGCTGACCGTCACCGGCGACGGCGGCTGGGTCTTGTCGCCGGTCGTCGGCCGATACCGCGACCCAGACGTCACGCTGACCGACCCTGCGGAGCCTGCCTCATGA
- a CDS encoding SbcC/MukB-like Walker B domain-containing protein — MSLHLIPHQPGPDVTDGQLAAWRDAATTGALPAPHRTRWVPLRAGAIGMWEFDVAEYWFADGRAQLVGQNQSGKSTLMTLTTLIMLQGETRQHLIDTFGEVGKRFRYYVEPSGHPKDRRDASSSTNRGWVWVEYGRITDDGTPEFFTCLLYAQAKRGVQDVTTTWITCRGSARVRAGIDLAAGQAAYEPKHLVGIEGLLVHDSGRTGYAGYVATQLFGITDPDRYRTVLTMLRSLRTPNLGKILDADFFTGQIRSALPALDRDEVAELAGSWQQVEQLGADRDHAEVARAAITGYVNRLWRPWADAVLRLAADTLLDADVACDRAHEAVTAAKAALDAARDDLTAESKRTGELISARESAQASYNQLLQSAAYGSALGRADDARRLRDNATTAKRHADDARNALTRATAEHDQARAGQERATAALDAVRATVTAAIDHTITAAAAAGLGPHAPVWAGDGDLDRLDAAVADRRRLVGRMRALMRTAAEAAATWQSADNVAGQRNQESTDRQEMAARAAEELTDALQELSDRLERWAVGLGDDAPPVALREQWLQQVTAQATTARPRQVLAAMLNRQWLDPAVTPLAQRASQLRADATAALARAHAALDDADELERATDPQPAVPAGWHRRDRPAPSPAGAPLWRLIDPVDGLEPEVLDRLEAALAAAGLLDAWVTNDGLWAATRDGDDVVITAGEPIAGDSLAQVLRPAADAPDLTATVTAILAGIGYTSGTADLAAPVAVASDGRFQTPALQGRAGRAAHGAELLGAAARAAARRRQIVELRELAKNERAAAQVLSGDADQLDTRIAMLREANDNAPTDVEVSAAATALAAANTERDRAQQLHLAAAAAAAKLQGVAEDANGQVAAFAADHDLPTTPEPLEVVSDLVNAAAQAVSGLGIALAEQGGAERSAAAATTALEQATDRLGEAETTVHDLAAEAVRAAERAAEAEKSIDQDDKELFARKDTLQQRVSDLDRSINNSHEEGKRLASAASTAESAWKRTGDERDIADRIREQAFTAWWVPVDAGLAAARNLPAPHDGRDLADALEQARAARQNLRPTNWPHTTAEKTARVNALMSRVVGNQVAELQSLLESAGGRAITVVEADDSRPLPQVLMTVDASGQQYGPTDAIRQLDDLVVELSASHDELLSTMYTELLSSTFVEHLTDRLKSVITLLDDVNTVLAQHPTGADRMTLRLRRHPAADHVAGFKILKAIEDGAIASQTAQEQIRLFLADRLEQAKELPAGTTNTTTKPGADEWIDRVATLLDYRAWFDIVCEFRVAAHDNDPTRWKALTKQEHTTDSGGGKAVTLLQPLLATLVTLYSDSPLAPRPLWLDEAFVGVDARNQATMMKMLVGFDLDFMLAGPDTLVTSAQVPAAAIWHVARAPAPLPGVDLSLTLWAGNTRYIVPVADVAAQALQPTRPVDPYAGPDLFTDLTFAGSPETDEEEAEEPGNAAATESDTVPM; from the coding sequence ATGAGCCTGCACCTGATCCCGCACCAGCCAGGCCCTGATGTCACCGACGGCCAGCTGGCCGCGTGGCGTGACGCAGCCACCACCGGTGCGCTGCCCGCACCGCACCGGACCCGCTGGGTGCCGCTGCGCGCGGGTGCGATCGGGATGTGGGAGTTCGACGTCGCCGAGTACTGGTTTGCTGACGGCCGTGCGCAGCTGGTCGGACAGAACCAGTCGGGCAAGTCGACGTTGATGACCCTGACGACGCTGATCATGCTGCAGGGCGAGACTAGGCAGCACTTGATCGACACATTCGGCGAGGTTGGCAAACGGTTCCGGTACTACGTCGAGCCGTCCGGTCATCCCAAGGACCGCCGTGACGCGTCGTCGTCGACGAACCGGGGCTGGGTGTGGGTGGAGTATGGCCGCATCACTGATGACGGCACCCCGGAGTTCTTCACGTGCCTGCTGTACGCGCAGGCCAAGCGTGGTGTGCAGGACGTGACCACGACGTGGATCACCTGCCGTGGCAGTGCTCGTGTCCGCGCCGGGATCGACCTGGCCGCCGGGCAGGCCGCGTACGAACCGAAACACCTAGTTGGTATCGAAGGGCTTCTCGTCCACGACAGCGGCCGGACCGGCTATGCCGGGTATGTGGCCACACAGCTGTTCGGGATCACCGACCCGGATCGGTACCGAACCGTCTTGACGATGCTGCGGTCGCTGCGGACGCCGAACCTCGGCAAGATCCTCGACGCGGACTTCTTCACCGGCCAGATCCGCTCGGCGCTTCCGGCGCTGGATCGTGACGAGGTGGCCGAGCTCGCCGGCAGCTGGCAGCAGGTCGAGCAGCTCGGCGCCGACCGGGACCACGCCGAGGTCGCCCGGGCCGCCATCACCGGCTACGTCAACCGGCTGTGGCGCCCATGGGCGGACGCCGTCCTGCGCCTGGCCGCCGACACGCTGCTCGACGCGGACGTCGCCTGTGACCGTGCGCACGAAGCAGTCACCGCGGCGAAAGCCGCGCTGGACGCGGCACGCGACGATCTGACTGCCGAGTCGAAGCGGACCGGCGAGCTGATAAGCGCCCGGGAAAGCGCGCAGGCAAGCTACAACCAGCTGCTGCAGTCCGCGGCGTACGGCAGTGCCCTCGGCCGCGCGGACGACGCCCGCCGACTTCGGGACAACGCCACCACCGCCAAACGGCACGCCGATGATGCTCGCAACGCGCTGACCCGGGCCACGGCTGAGCATGATCAGGCAAGGGCCGGCCAGGAGCGGGCTACCGCCGCCCTGGACGCGGTCAGAGCCACGGTCACCGCCGCCATCGACCACACGATCACCGCCGCAGCCGCGGCTGGCCTCGGCCCGCACGCGCCGGTATGGGCCGGCGACGGCGACCTCGACCGGCTCGACGCCGCCGTCGCTGACCGGCGCCGGCTGGTCGGCCGAATGCGAGCCCTCATGCGCACAGCGGCGGAGGCGGCGGCGACGTGGCAGTCAGCGGACAACGTCGCCGGGCAGCGCAACCAGGAGTCCACCGACCGGCAGGAGATGGCCGCGCGAGCGGCCGAGGAGCTGACCGACGCGTTGCAGGAGCTGTCCGACAGGCTGGAACGGTGGGCAGTCGGTCTCGGCGACGACGCGCCGCCGGTAGCGCTGCGAGAACAGTGGCTGCAGCAGGTCACCGCGCAGGCGACGACGGCCCGGCCCCGGCAGGTCCTCGCCGCCATGTTGAACCGGCAGTGGCTCGACCCGGCCGTCACGCCACTAGCCCAGCGGGCGTCGCAGCTGCGAGCCGACGCCACCGCGGCGCTCGCGCGCGCTCACGCCGCTCTCGATGACGCCGACGAGCTCGAACGTGCCACTGATCCGCAACCGGCGGTCCCCGCTGGCTGGCACCGCCGTGACCGTCCCGCGCCGTCGCCAGCCGGTGCGCCGCTGTGGCGGCTGATCGACCCGGTCGACGGTCTCGAACCCGAGGTCCTCGACCGCCTGGAAGCAGCGCTTGCCGCGGCAGGCCTGCTCGACGCGTGGGTCACCAACGACGGGCTCTGGGCGGCCACCCGCGACGGCGACGACGTGGTCATCACCGCTGGCGAACCCATCGCGGGGGACAGCCTCGCCCAGGTGCTACGGCCCGCAGCCGACGCGCCAGATCTAACCGCAACGGTCACCGCGATCCTTGCTGGGATCGGCTACACGAGTGGCACCGCCGACCTGGCCGCCCCGGTCGCGGTCGCTTCTGACGGCCGGTTCCAGACCCCGGCGCTGCAGGGCCGCGCCGGACGTGCCGCTCACGGCGCCGAACTGCTCGGCGCCGCTGCCCGGGCCGCAGCTCGCCGCCGCCAGATCGTCGAGCTGCGCGAACTGGCGAAAAACGAACGCGCCGCGGCCCAGGTGCTGAGCGGCGACGCCGACCAGCTCGACACGCGCATCGCCATGCTGCGCGAGGCCAACGACAACGCCCCGACTGACGTGGAGGTCTCCGCAGCGGCCACGGCGCTCGCAGCGGCGAACACTGAACGCGACCGGGCACAGCAGCTGCATCTGGCCGCCGCCGCAGCAGCCGCGAAGCTACAGGGCGTCGCCGAGGACGCCAACGGGCAGGTCGCCGCGTTCGCCGCCGACCATGACCTGCCCACGACGCCCGAGCCGCTCGAAGTGGTGTCCGACCTGGTTAACGCGGCAGCGCAGGCCGTGTCCGGGCTGGGGATCGCGCTGGCCGAGCAAGGCGGCGCGGAACGATCCGCGGCAGCGGCTACCACCGCGCTCGAGCAGGCCACCGACCGGCTTGGCGAAGCGGAAACGACCGTGCACGACCTGGCCGCCGAGGCAGTGCGCGCCGCGGAGCGCGCTGCCGAGGCCGAAAAGTCGATCGACCAGGACGACAAGGAGCTGTTCGCCCGCAAAGACACGCTGCAGCAGCGGGTCAGCGACCTAGACCGGTCGATCAACAACAGCCACGAGGAAGGCAAACGCCTTGCCAGCGCTGCCTCCACCGCCGAGAGCGCGTGGAAGCGGACCGGCGACGAGCGCGACATCGCCGACCGGATCCGTGAACAAGCGTTCACCGCATGGTGGGTGCCGGTCGACGCGGGTCTGGCCGCGGCCCGAAATCTGCCCGCACCGCATGACGGCCGTGACCTCGCCGACGCGCTCGAGCAGGCCCGCGCGGCCCGGCAGAACCTGCGGCCCACGAACTGGCCGCACACCACGGCGGAGAAGACAGCCCGAGTGAATGCCCTGATGTCCCGCGTCGTCGGCAACCAGGTGGCGGAGCTGCAGTCGCTGCTGGAGTCCGCCGGCGGCCGCGCCATCACGGTCGTTGAAGCCGACGACAGCCGGCCACTGCCGCAGGTACTGATGACCGTCGACGCATCCGGGCAGCAGTACGGGCCAACGGACGCGATCCGGCAGCTCGACGACCTGGTCGTAGAACTGTCCGCCAGCCACGACGAGCTGCTCAGCACCATGTACACCGAGCTGCTGTCGTCAACGTTTGTCGAGCACCTCACCGACCGGCTCAAGTCGGTGATCACCCTGCTCGACGACGTGAACACCGTCCTCGCACAACACCCGACTGGTGCAGACCGGATGACACTGCGGCTGCGGCGGCACCCGGCCGCCGACCATGTCGCCGGCTTCAAGATCCTGAAGGCCATCGAGGATGGCGCGATCGCTTCCCAGACCGCGCAGGAGCAGATCCGGTTGTTCCTCGCCGACCGACTTGAGCAAGCCAAGGAACTCCCGGCCGGGACAACCAACACCACGACCAAACCAGGCGCGGACGAGTGGATCGACCGGGTCGCGACGCTGCTCGACTACCGCGCCTGGTTCGACATTGTCTGCGAATTCAGAGTCGCTGCACACGACAACGACCCCACCCGCTGGAAGGCGCTGACAAAGCAAGAACACACCACCGACTCCGGTGGCGGCAAGGCCGTCACCTTGCTGCAGCCGCTGCTCGCGACGCTGGTCACCCTGTACTCCGACTCGCCGCTTGCGCCGCGGCCGCTGTGGCTCGACGAGGCCTTCGTCGGCGTCGACGCCCGCAACCAGGCGACGATGATGAAGATGCTCGTCGGCTTCGACCTCGACTTCATGCTCGCGGGCCCGGACACCCTGGTCACCTCAGCGCAGGTGCCTGCCGCCGCCATCTGGCATGTCGCACGAGCCCCGGCGCCGCTGCCAGGCGTCGACCTATCGCTGACGCTGTGGGCCGGCAACACCCGCTATATCGTCCCCGTCGCTGACGTGGCCGCGCAGGCATTGCAGCCCACCCGGCCCGTCGACCCATACGCCGGTCCCGACCTGTTCACCGACCTCACCTTCGCGGGCTCGCCGGAAACTGACGAAGAGGAGGCCGAGGAGCCCGGAAATGCCGCCGCGACGGAATCGGACACGGTGCCGATGTGA